The Theropithecus gelada isolate Dixy chromosome 3, Tgel_1.0, whole genome shotgun sequence genomic sequence aaaaaattaaaggatCCAATTAACATAAACTTGattaacaacaaaagaaatcaaTTGAGTGAAAGGAAACTTAACCAAACTTCAATACTATAGAATAATAAATTTAGAATTACTTATCCTTAACATCTACATTTATAGATAGCATATATAGCAATAGAGCATAGTACACACTGCCAAAAAGTTAATCACAAGCTTTAGTAAGCAGCCAAATGTGGATCAGGGACTTTCTGAGTTGTTAACCCACAGCAGCATATTCTCCCTGATCATTCTTGTCGTTGGGGAACTTTTCCAGACTTTTGCTTGCAGTGGTGGCAAATGTCCGTGTGCACATGCCAGGGCTACAGACAACGGCCCATTTCTAGGCACCCTGCAGCTTGAAGATCAATTGACAACTGTAAATTTGACACAAAACAACTTGAATTCAAAGGTATGGAGGATGAATTGATACTTGAGGTAAACAGAAGTGACGCTTCAAAATAGTTCAGAAGCACAAATGcaccattttaaaagtaattactcTAAAACACATGAGTGATTGACAAGCTTTCTGATTCCATTGaacaaaaaaaagttgttttggaTTAAATAGCCAATTAGgtttctcttttgaaattttatatccttttatatgatttttaaaggccCAATTAATAGAATTGAAATTATATATGATGTTAAAATTGAAGATGAACAGGATGAACTGTTATACAAATACTCCAGTTCTGAGGAGCCTCTCATTCACAGCATTGTAAGAACTTCacagtaaagaaatattttacactATGTTACTTATCATTTTTACTTAGTTTAACTCTAATAGTAAGAACTGGATAGTACTTTGTAATTCAATGGAAATTTTTGAAAGCCTAGTCACCACTTCAAAACACTTACActaaaaattatactaaaaattttaagtatttaaacatGCAAGAATAAGGGTGGATGATAATGAACATGTGAAAGATGATGCTGATGAAAAGTGAAACTTCACCGTTAAGACTCCTCTTCACGTCAGGCAATTTGAGATACACACCATGTTGTTTTCCACCGCTCGCAATTAAAGCCTGCCTGTTACATCTCTGTGTGTGGCAGCAAAATGGAGTCTCAGCAACCAGGCAGGAACATGATACAAATCCTGCAGCAGGGTCAATGGCAGTAGTAaagaattaaacagaaaaagagaggttAGATAAAACAGTTCAAGGTAGTAGCAAGGGACCAGGCTAAAGGAAGTCAGGCAGTCCCAGGTTAGCATAAAGCATCCAGGGGACACCAGAGGTGTCACTGGGCTGAAGACAACTCTTGTGTTGTTCGttgctttgagttctttgagttGCTTTCTGAGGCTTTTCATCCATTGGCAGCTTCACATCAGCTCCATCCTCTAGAGGGACCCTTTTCATTACATGGATTCTGATCCTTCTGAAGTGGTTATCGTCAAGTAATGTGGAGTTCACTAAGGAAGTCCACATCCTCAAGACAGTGTCCACAGCCCTAATTCCTCTTCTTCAAAGATGTCCCTTCCAGGCATAGGAGTGTGAATCTGGGTGCTAAAtcatttctcttctctccacACATCCTAAAATGCTACAGTCTAATGAGGGGACTGAAGATGGAATGCCCACATGCGTATGGAGACAGACACATGGATAGATGCTTCTAAAACGTCAGCTGGTGCTTTTCCAGCCAATTAACAACACTCATGAAAATTCTTTCTGAAGTACCAGGACAAATCTTTTAAGAGTTGGGTACGAGATTTCGGAGTCCTTTTGATCTGCTATTCTTTAGCCCTCGAAGGTAATTGAGATGTGGTCACATTTCATGAACATCTAACACCCCTGGAGCCACCAGTAATCTCTGGTTACCAGGTTTAATGCTTCGTGGACGCCATTATGGCATGATGATGGTAAGGTGTTATGTCAAAGCCGGAGTCCTGGGTACATGTGATTTGCACCACGATGTGAAGGCACACTCTTAACATGCAAGAGTCCATCTGAGAGAGCACTTTCTTTTCAAGCCTGAAATGTTTCATGTTACAAGGGTTTTGCCTGCTCCTGGGAGAACCAGTCAAGTTGCTGCTCCTTGAGAATTAACAGAACCACGGAAATGGAGTTTGAAGACGGTGAAGTTTCTAAGGGTGCAGCGAGAGGATCACGGAAGCCTTTCCATACTGCACCGATAATTTTGGCTTCCTTAATAAGGCCTCGGTCCTCCAGTGATTTAAAGAGGGTACCGAAACTGCAAGAAAAGTcatgtcctcctcctccttgtctcCCCCTCCATAAAGAAATCAGCATTTCCTGCATTTGTATCAGCTTCTCTGTAAATGTTAAAGAACAAATTTGGCAGCCTATAATTTAGATGGTGACAGAGGTTTTGGCAGGTAAAACCCAGACTTCCAGGACTGGCTGGAAAGTAAACTTACTAATTATTTTAGTTAGATTGGCAGTCAAGGTGGAAAAATGAGAGCTAATTTATTGGCAAATACTCTGTTGCTCTCAGAAAATGTTGAAGGTCTTTTGGTGCTTTAGGATGTGTGCCAGTCCAGGGTGGCCCTGACCTTCTATAGCCGTTTCAGAGAGGATGTGCCTCAGGTGGCCTGAAGATACAGTAGCCTAAAACTTAGCACACAGTCACTGATTGAGAAGCTGAACAGGAATAAATTTTGAGGGCAGAGATCCTGAAGGACATGACAAGTATTTACAGGGTACTGTAAGatggaggcggcggcggcggcggcggtggagGCGGCGGCTGTGGCGGCGGGTACTGTGGTACCGGAGGCTGGCGGTACCAGTGTGGATTCCAAGTGATCATAACAGGTACATATAGTGATCTTCCTTGTCCGTCTCTTCCCACTGGGTACCAGGCGAATCCTACTGGGTAGGTCGGGTATGCGGCATATGTGGGGTACGTTTGGTATCCAGGTATTTGAGGTACGAATTCAGTGTACGTTGCCAGGTGCGCTTGGTCTTCTAAATTTGGAATAGATAGGCGAGGATACTGATTCTGGATAGTAAAATTGTTTGGAGCTCGGCAATCGTAAGAAACTTGCAGTTTCCACCCCCTCTTCACCTGGAGAACTTGGGCTCCATTAGGTGCAATCGTTGGAGTAATCAGCCCATCTTTCACATTTCTTGCCACAAAATCTCGAAGAGCTGCCATTTCAGGTTCAGACAGTGAGTACACATGTCCGCTGGGAATACTGTGTGCTCCAGGTATCATTTCTATGTGAGGGTCAACCAGGCGGTGATCTGGGTAGACGTGCTCATCTACTGGAGTGTACACATTCTGGACATAGTAATATCTCACTGGTTGGTAAACTCTGTATCCATCTACTGGATAATAGAGTGGCGGTTGTTGTGCTGGTGGTGGGAGCGATGGTGGTATTGGAGAATACATCCGGCAGTGGTAGCGGCAGTATTCAGAATCAAAGACAATAGATCGAGTGCTCCATGTGATGTTGGGATCATGTGTGCTCAGCCAGCGAACCCCTAGGACGACAGGGAAGAATGGAGACTGAGTCACATCAAATGACAGCACTTCACGGTGATCTCCCAGGTCAACTATCAGGTCGTGAGTTTCGTGGACAACTGGGCCCGATGCTATGGGGCGCCCATCAATTGCTTCCACAAGTATTGGCCAGTCCTTGATTCTTAGAGGAATTCCATTTTGAGCAACGTATTCGTGATCAATGAAGTTGCCAGAAGCACCAGAATCGATCATGGCTCGGACGAACAGGGTGTGTCTGCCCGGAAGATGAATCTGGAGCATCACTTGCAAGTGTGGAGATGAGGCGTCATCTTGTGGGGACCTTATTATTTCTGGCCCGGTCGCTGAAGGTCCCTCTACAGCGGGGCCGGGGAGTTTCCCGCCGGCGAAGCCTTCGAGGCCTTGGCAGGACAGTTGTCAGCGTAGTGACCTCCTGTTCCACAGTAGAGGCACAGGTTCAGCTTTCTGcgtctttctttttcctcctgggtCAGGCGCATGCGGGCACCTCCCACCGGCTCGGTTGGATCTACCTGGTGGTGGCTTGCAACGTGAGGCAACACCAGCGCCCGGGGTGGTGAGCGTGGCTTGCGAGCTGCAGCAGCCCTGGCCAGCCTTCTCTCAATGTGAATGCACTGCCCAATCAGAGCAGACAGCGACTTGGCGACCTCGAGGTGGGAGAGCTCCTCCTGAATGTGGTCGCTGAGGCCCTCGTGGTACTGGTCAATCAGCGCAGGCTCGTTCCAATCCAGGTCCTGGGCAATCATCTGGAAAGCATTGGAATAGTCGATGACAGACCCCATGCCTTGGCGCAGGCGTCTGATCTTGCGTTTGGCAGCCTCTCGCCTCTGAGGGTCTTCAAAGACATGCTTCATTTCCATCATGAAAGCTGGGTAGTTGTGCATCAGGTAGTGGGAGCGCTCCAGCTTTGCCGAGGCCCAGCGGGCAGCACGGCCGGTCATCATGCTTGTCACGAAACAGACACGGACACGATCAACTGAGAAATCCCTGGTGCTCTTTTCCATGAAGATCTGGCACTGGGCCATGAAAGGAGCCAGCATGTCTGGGTTGCCATCGAACTTCTCTGGAAGGTCTTCTGGGCACTCTTCCTCTATTGGAGGGGGTGGggcagcagctgctgcagcaCCGCGGAGCTCGATgtcatcatcctcatcctcagGGGTGGGTTCCACTTGCTCTCGAAGGGTGGTGTTCTCCTCTGTGAGCTTCTGCACCTGGTTCTGCAGGTTGTTGTTCTCCTCGGACTGCTTAATGACCTTCTCTCTTAGGTTGTTGATCTCTTCAGAGAGCTCATCCCTTCTTCGTTCGGTCATGTTGGGGACACACGCGCTCTTATGGCCGGTGTGCTtggagttgttgttgttgttgttgttggggggagggggaggaggaggaggtgggcagtCGGGACCCAGGGTGAcggttggggtgggaggagaccTCCCAGCTGTAGCTTCACTTCTGTGGGGATGGAGGCCTGGATCCTGGCCCCCTCTTCcactccttcttttttttgttttcaaaatccgcttatttctgtaaataaagataaatgtataAATCCAACTTATAGATTCAAAGCAGCAAAATGCAGACACAAAGGATTTAGTATTTAAATTATCCCTTGCTCTATGCACTTACTTTAATAATTAGCgaacaaagaaaacaaactttcAAGAGAAAAGTATCAATCAGCACCATAGATAACAAAAAGgaaactactttttgatgttCAAATGACCTTGTCTTCCTCAAAGGCCACCTGTTCATTATGATTCAACAATACATTATCAACAGCATGCTTACCTTTATAAACTTATAAGAATGTTGAAACCCTCTAAACAAGTAGTTTTGTATtgaaacagaggaagaaacttCAAGGCAAACATAGATACCAAATCAattatgcaaattaaagccaaaatAATAACTTTTGTTACTAAAGAAGCTAGGCCAAAAATAGTTAATACTACAACTAATAGAAGCTAATTAAAAAAGAGGGGAGTATTAAAATCACAATGCATGTATTCATCAGCCCTGTGGGCGGGAGGAGGGTACTGTGGCCAACTGTCACAACCCTGTTTCACTGCCACAGAGGAGGTAACTGGTTATCAAAtcaaacaaccaccaccacaaaaacTACAGGACTGCCTAAATTACTTTTCTGACTATAATTTAAATCCCCAAAGAAAATTCTCTGTGGGACAGAAATGGCACTAAGCAGCAATATGTGTATGTCAGTTTCCCTTGTCATTTATGCAGTCATTCAAGAAATACTAATTGATGCCTCCTAGGAAAAGCTATAAAATGGGGCATTCAAAGAAGCCCAATAATAGTATACCTCAAACTAATTGTGAGGACTTAATTAAATAGTGCAGGTAAATTATGTAGTGAGTATTCAATAATGGTTAGCTGATATTAACAAAGTtattaattagaaaatagaaaggtGATTATCTGTGTGAAGAGAGTGGGATTAAAAGAGGGAGGGGCTGCAACTATAGCAACATGGGCATGCATTTCCCACCTAaagatgtttacttttttaaaaacactgtgttGGTCAAATCCAAGGCCTTATTTGTCTTGCAGGTCACCAGTTTGCAATCCATAGTTTTTAACCAAGATTTGTCAGCATAGCCCCAAATGCAGGTTTGTAATGTTAAGGTGGGACAGGGCTGCATTCCTGCGGGTGAGTGGAtgtgtgtggggaggtgggggtagGGTGTGTGTTTAAGCATTCTAATTATGAGTGCAATGACAATAaatcacacacataaaaaatcCTGACACAGTGTCTGCCTGTGTACTTCCTGAAAATACAGTTAAATGCATTTagaatgatttaattattttaaattttattaataatctcAAGTCCCATATTcggaaaatttaaatatataaaaagtttaaaacataatatgtaaaagtttaaaaaagtttaaaaaactttaatttaaaaagtttaaaacttttaaagaaagtttaaaaagtttataaagcttttaaagaaagtttgaaaagcttataaaacttttaagaaagtttgaaaagtttataaaacttttaaagaaagtttgaaaagcttataaaacttttaagaaagtttgaaaagtttataaaacttttaaagaaagtttgaaaagcttataaaactcttaaataaacaaaagtttaaaaacataactTGGTCCTCTCTGGATACTCACTATGTGATTTACCTGCAAAAACGGA encodes the following:
- the PEG10 gene encoding LOW QUALITY PROTEIN: retrotransposon-derived protein PEG10 (The sequence of the model RefSeq protein was modified relative to this genomic sequence to represent the inferred CDS: inserted 1 base in 1 codon) — its product is MRNKRILKTKKRRSGRGGQDPGLHPHRSEATAGRSPPTPTVTLGPDCPPPPPPPPPNNNNNNNSKHTGHKSACVPNMTERRRDELSEEINNLREKVIKQSEENNNLQNQVQKLTEENTTLREQVEPTPEDEDDDIELRGAAAAAAPPPPIEEECPEDLPEKFDGNPDMLAPFMAQCQIFMEKSTRDFSVDRVRVCFVTSMMTGRAARWASAKLERSHYLMHNYPAFMMEMKHVFEDPQRREAAKRKIRRLRQGMGSVIDYSNAFQMIAQDLDWNEPALIDQYHEGLSDHIQEELSHLEVAKSLSALIGQCIHIERRLARAAAARKPRSPPRALVLPHVASHHQVDPTEPVGGARMRLTQEEKERRRKLNLCLYCGTGGHYADNCPAKASKASPXGKLPGPAVEGPSATGPEIIRSPQDDASSPHLQVMLQIHLPGRHTLFVRAMIDSGASGNFIDHEYVAQNGIPLRIKDWPILVEAIDGRPIASGPVVHETHDLIVDLGDHREVLSFDVTQSPFFPVVLGVRWLSTHDPNITWSTRSIVFDSEYCRYHCRMYSPIPPSLPPPAQQPPLYYPVDGYRVYQPVRYYYVQNVYTPVDEHVYPDHRLVDPHIEMIPGAHSIPSGHVYSLSEPEMAALRDFVARNVKDGLITPTIAPNGAQVLQVKRGWKLQVSYDCRAPNNFTIQNQYPRLSIPNLEDQAHLATYTEFVPQIPGYQTYPTYAAYPTYPVGFAWYPVGRDGQGRSLYVPVMITWNPHWYRQPPVPQYPPPQPPPPPPPPPPPPSYSTL